A region from the Paludicola sp. MB14-C6 genome encodes:
- a CDS encoding O-antigen ligase family protein: MIKTVSEWIKKNWLVLLIVAQPLLDILAYWQQNSIGTLAGVVRLCIVIALPIYILVITKKKKSFILIMGIMAFFSLLHIVNGFRVGYINMFQDIAYLLRVIQMPVLAVCFIYYFNDERKKDLTNKAFVINGVIIFVSMIIAHLTNTAEYSYGSYKFGLMGWFSNANSQSIIIISLIPIVLYFALSAHKKIWFILAAITSWFMLISNGTKACYLSIFVIFIGFSVFMVFERILKHKEGKKLNIIAIAMMLCLVGISVLGYEYTPRYDMDNLSGTKRSEEQTEMDKALDEISTDKKDGEGTQRRLTIEEMLADPVKKKWIVDYYGPKLDKGLVERFGVETVLEAYGWTPPAYRLADMRLKKITYANLLWESSDFITKLVGFEYSDIHGYDLENDWPAIYFYYGYLGLGLYVLFILAILFFIIRRVIKDFKGSMNLYNFALLITFGLQIGLAQFSGAILRRPNVSIYMAIIIGLIYYQTNIAPIKKGNDITGIEEN, encoded by the coding sequence ATGATTAAAACAGTAAGTGAATGGATTAAAAAAAATTGGTTAGTTCTTTTGATCGTGGCACAACCATTGTTAGATATATTAGCATATTGGCAACAAAATTCTATAGGCACACTTGCAGGAGTAGTGCGTTTATGCATCGTAATTGCTTTACCAATTTACATTCTTGTGATAACCAAGAAAAAGAAGTCTTTTATTTTAATTATGGGAATTATGGCATTTTTCAGCTTGTTACATATAGTTAATGGCTTTAGAGTAGGCTATATTAATATGTTCCAAGATATTGCATACCTGCTTCGAGTTATTCAAATGCCAGTATTAGCAGTTTGCTTTATCTATTATTTTAATGATGAAAGAAAGAAAGACTTAACAAATAAAGCTTTTGTGATTAACGGAGTTATCATTTTTGTTTCAATGATAATTGCGCATCTTACAAATACAGCAGAATATTCATATGGTAGTTATAAATTTGGCTTGATGGGATGGTTTTCAAATGCAAATTCCCAAAGTATTATTATTATTTCTTTAATTCCTATCGTATTATATTTTGCACTATCAGCACATAAAAAAATATGGTTTATTCTTGCCGCAATTACATCTTGGTTTATGTTAATTTCAAATGGAACAAAAGCATGTTATTTATCGATTTTTGTTATTTTTATCGGCTTTTCTGTGTTTATGGTATTTGAACGTATTTTAAAGCATAAAGAAGGTAAGAAGCTAAATATCATCGCGATTGCAATGATGCTTTGCTTAGTAGGAATCAGTGTTCTAGGTTATGAATATACGCCAAGATATGATATGGACAATTTAAGTGGCACAAAACGTTCTGAAGAACAAACAGAAATGGATAAAGCATTAGATGAAATCAGCACCGACAAAAAAGATGGAGAAGGAACTCAGCGTAGACTAACAATTGAAGAAATGTTAGCTGATCCAGTAAAGAAAAAATGGATTGTAGATTATTATGGACCTAAACTAGATAAAGGTCTTGTGGAGCGTTTTGGTGTTGAAACAGTTCTTGAAGCATATGGATGGACTCCTCCGGCTTATCGATTGGCTGATATGAGATTAAAGAAGATAACCTATGCTAATTTATTGTGGGAAAGCAGCGATTTTATCACGAAATTAGTAGGATTTGAGTATAGTGATATTCATGGATATGACCTAGAAAACGATTGGCCTGCAATCTACTTTTACTATGGATATTTAGGATTAGGATTGTATGTGTTATTTATTTTAGCAATCTTATTCTTTATTATAAGACGTGTGATTAAAGATTTTAAAGGCAGTATGAATCTATACAATTTTGCATTGCTTATTACATTCGGATTACAAATTGGGTTAGCCCAATTCTCTGGTGCGATATTGCGCCGTCCAAATGTGTCAATTTATATGGCAATTATAATTGGATTAATTTATTATCAAACTAATATTGCACCAATTAAAAAAGGTAATGATATAACGGGCATAGAGGAAAATTAA
- a CDS encoding glycosyltransferase family 2 protein, with product MKVSVIVPVYNAEKYLEKCLNSLVNQTLNEIEIIIVNDGSTDDSQKIIDQFVQQYPTKIKSFIQKNAGQAVARNFGLKHITGECIGFVDSDDWVDEDMYEQLFHHMIDNDADIAVCDMVDNYPNKTIYHNSSDITNKFSVTPSACNKLFKATLVGDCDFPAGLWYEDFCFTTKLLLKTDKLVGVNKGYYHCHCLEESTMHNHNSVKNLDMLSVMTILKEYIDTLDQSEQYTDIFEFMLLHHVVITSINRVAIQKNEQKHMVISKMREYVKAYIPKLKSCKSYNQLPNNRKIIAWLNYNGLYHISKLLLGIKAKNGYTKNFV from the coding sequence ATGAAAGTAAGCGTAATTGTTCCAGTATACAATGCTGAAAAATATTTAGAGAAATGTCTGAATTCGTTAGTAAATCAAACATTGAATGAAATTGAGATCATTATTGTGAACGATGGTTCTACCGATGATTCTCAAAAAATTATTGATCAATTTGTTCAACAGTATCCAACTAAAATCAAGTCATTCATTCAAAAAAATGCAGGTCAAGCTGTAGCAAGAAATTTTGGTTTAAAGCATATTACTGGTGAGTGTATTGGCTTTGTGGATAGCGATGACTGGGTTGATGAGGATATGTACGAGCAGTTATTTCATCATATGATTGATAATGATGCTGATATTGCAGTATGTGATATGGTAGACAATTATCCGAATAAAACAATCTATCACAATTCCTCCGATATAACGAATAAATTCAGTGTAACACCATCTGCTTGTAATAAGCTGTTTAAAGCAACATTAGTAGGTGATTGTGATTTTCCGGCAGGCTTGTGGTATGAAGATTTTTGTTTTACAACAAAACTATTGCTTAAAACAGATAAGCTTGTAGGCGTGAATAAAGGCTACTATCATTGTCATTGTTTAGAGGAATCTACAATGCATAATCATAACTCTGTAAAGAATTTGGATATGCTGAGCGTAATGACAATTTTAAAAGAATATATTGATACCTTAGATCAATCTGAGCAGTATACTGATATTTTCGAGTTTATGTTATTACATCACGTAGTTATTACCTCAATCAATCGTGTAGCAATTCAGAAAAATGAGCAAAAGCATATGGTTATTAGCAAAATGCGTGAATATGTAAAAGCATACATTCCGAAGTTAAAATCATGTAAAAGCTATAATCAGCTTCCGAATAACAGAAAAATTATTGCATGGTTGAATTATAATGGATTATATCATATTTCAAAGTTATTACTCGGGATAAAAGCAAAAAATGGGTATACCAAGAATTTTGTGTAA